The genome window GGTCCCGGGCCACGAGGGCTCCGAGGGCGGGAAACTGGATCGCGCCCTGCGGCGCGTAACCCGAGCGGAGCAGATGGCTCGCCCGTCCGTGGTCCCCCTCCTTGGTGGTGAGCGACCGGATCACGGCGAGCTGATCGCTCCAACGGGCCAGTTGCGGGAGATGCTCCGAGAGCTCCAGCCCCGGCGTGCGGGTCGCGATCGTCTTCGTCGGCCCTCCGTGTTCGTGGCCCGCCTTGACGTCCCACAGGTCGATCGTCGAGGGGCCGCCGTTCATCCACAGCAGGATGCAGGACCGTTTCCGCTCCGGGCTCGCCGCCACGGCGGAGGCGAGCGGGGCCAGCCACGGAGCGACGGCGGTGCCGGTCGCAACGCGCAGCCAGTGGCGGCGGGAGAGGTTCGACGAACGGAAAGACGAAGGGTGGTTCGACACAGGCAGAGCTCGGTAACGCGTCAGTGATTCGTGCTGAATTCCGTGGAGTTCACCAGGACCCAGAACACCCCTCCCAGATGTTCCGGCGACAGCGAGCCGCGGTCGGGGACGAGCGTTCTCAGCTCCGTCAGCTCCTCGTCCCCCGGGGGCCGGCCGAGCGTGGCGAGGCAAACCCCCTTGAGCTGACCATCGCGGTTGAGGAATGGGGAGGAGGCGATTGCCGTCACGGTCGGGCTGCTGGTCCACTCCCGGCCGAGTGGACCGTTCATCAGCTCCAGCGTCTGAAGAATGGAACGCTGCGCATTCGCCGGCTGATCCGTGGCGAAGGCGGTGACAACGCGCTGCCGCTCCCGCGCGCCGCCGCGGTCGACGGGATCGGCCCGCTCGAACGGGAACCCGGCCGCGGTCCGCAGGCTCGCATAGAGCTGTTCCCCCGACAGGCCACGGACCGCCATTCGGGCAAAGTGGGTGTCGCCGGAGCCGAGGTCCCGCGTCACGATCGCCGCGCTGGAGAGCTGGTAGACCTGGGACGACACGATCGCCCGGGTCAATCGACTGAGGTCGAAGCCCGTTTCGGCAAAGGACCGCGCGAGGTGGTCGAGGAGCGGGGCGTGTTCTGACCGGCTGGCGGCCGACAGGTCGTCGAGCGGCTCGACGAGTCCCCGCCCCAGGAGCGAAGCCCACGTCCGGTTCACCGCGTTGCGGGCGAAGTAGGGATTGTTTCGCGACGTGATCCAGGCCGCCAGGACGTTCCGGCCAGTGTCCCGCTGAAGCGTCGACGGCAGGACCACCGGCTCGTCGCTCAGCCAGCGGGCGGCGACGACCTGGTCCGTCTGCGGGATCCGGATGGTGAGGGCCGTGGGAACGTCCGCCGCCGCGTCCGTCTCCCCTCCCGGTGCGACGAAGAAAGCGGCGAATTCCCAGAACTGCCGGTTCGACCAGCGGGCGAAGGGATGGTCATGGCACTGGGCGCAGTCGAGGTTCACGCCCAGCAGCAGCCGCGACGAACTGGCGGCGAGGTTCTCCGGCTTCCGCTCGCCGACCGCGAGGAAACTCATCGCGGCGGAGGAGGTCTCGCGGTCGCTGTGCGTGGCGGTCAGGAGCTGCGTGATGAGCCGGTCATAGGGGGTCCCCTGCGAGAATTCCCTCTGGAGCCACGCTTCGAACGGGAGGGCGAGGGCCGCATACTCGGCGGCCGAAGCCTGCGGGAGCAGAATCCGCCGCCAGATGTTGGCCCGGTGCAGGCTGTGGGCCGGCGATGCCACGAGACGCTCGATCCAGACCCCTCGCCGCGTGGCCGCGGGAGCCGCGAGGAACTCTCGGACTTCCGCCGAAGTCGGGATCCGGCCGATGACATCGAGCGAGAGCCGCCGCAGGAACACCGCGTCGTCACAGAGGGGCTCGGGACGGATCTTGAGGTCGCCCCAGAGCCGCGCAAAGTGCGCGTCGATCTGATGCGTCATCGGCTCGAGCGCCGCGGGCTCGGCGCTCGGCCCTTCGCCACGCGCGGCGAGGGGCCGGACGAATAACAGCACGAACAGACACACGCAGCAGCGGGCGGGGATCGGACGGGTGGGGGCAGTCGCGAGCGAAGGCACGTCTCAGAACTCTCCTTCGTCGATCACTTCGTTCCCGGCGCGGCTGACGAGGGCGTAGAGCGCCATGTCGTCGATTGTCGACTTCAGGAACCGCACGGCTCCGTCGCACATCAGGGCGTTCACGCCGTTCTCGTGGAACGAGTAGAAGCCGTCCGAGTTGTTG of Planctomyces sp. SH-PL14 contains these proteins:
- a CDS encoding DUF1549 domain-containing protein, with protein sequence MPSLATAPTRPIPARCCVCLFVLLFVRPLAARGEGPSAEPAALEPMTHQIDAHFARLWGDLKIRPEPLCDDAVFLRRLSLDVIGRIPTSAEVREFLAAPAATRRGVWIERLVASPAHSLHRANIWRRILLPQASAAEYAALALPFEAWLQREFSQGTPYDRLITQLLTATHSDRETSSAAMSFLAVGERKPENLAASSSRLLLGVNLDCAQCHDHPFARWSNRQFWEFAAFFVAPGGETDAAADVPTALTIRIPQTDQVVAARWLSDEPVVLPSTLQRDTGRNVLAAWITSRNNPYFARNAVNRTWASLLGRGLVEPLDDLSAASRSEHAPLLDHLARSFAETGFDLSRLTRAIVSSQVYQLSSAAIVTRDLGSGDTHFARMAVRGLSGEQLYASLRTAAGFPFERADPVDRGGARERQRVVTAFATDQPANAQRSILQTLELMNGPLGREWTSSPTVTAIASSPFLNRDGQLKGVCLATLGRPPGDEELTELRTLVPDRGSLSPEHLGGVFWVLVNSTEFSTNH